The following proteins are encoded in a genomic region of Acidimicrobiales bacterium:
- a CDS encoding secondary thiamine-phosphate synthase enzyme YjbQ encodes MDTTELRVDTGGRRVTDLTEEVTAFCSGRGDGLLSVFAPHATAGLALMETGSGSEADLDELLDRLLPRDGRYRHRHGSTGHGADHVMPVLVSPSLVIPVVCGRPRLGTWQSVVLVDPNEDNPARTVRLSFLAG; translated from the coding sequence GTGGACACCACCGAGCTGCGCGTGGACACCGGCGGCCGGCGCGTCACCGACCTCACCGAGGAGGTCACCGCGTTCTGCTCGGGGCGGGGCGACGGGCTGCTCAGCGTCTTCGCGCCCCATGCCACCGCCGGCCTCGCCCTCATGGAGACGGGTTCGGGGTCGGAGGCCGACCTGGACGAGCTGCTGGACCGGCTCCTGCCCCGCGACGGCCGGTACCGGCACCGGCACGGGTCGACGGGGCACGGCGCCGACCACGTGATGCCCGTGCTGGTCAGCCCCTCGCTCGTGATCCCCGTGGTCTGCGGCCGGCCCCGGCTCGGCACGTGGCAGAGCGTCGTCCTGGTCGACCCCAACGAGGACAACCCGGCGCGGACCGTCCGCCTCAGCTTCCTGGCCGGCTAG
- a CDS encoding DUF6457 domain-containing protein: MDDWLDRFADALAVARLGPAEVDAVLDLARVVAHGTERRNAPLATFLAGRASAGREGGGEAAAALAVAEGLLGDGGPSRPGS, from the coding sequence ATGGACGACTGGCTGGACCGCTTCGCCGACGCCCTCGCCGTGGCCCGCCTCGGCCCCGCCGAGGTGGACGCCGTGCTCGACCTCGCCCGGGTGGTCGCCCACGGCACCGAGCGGAGGAACGCACCCCTCGCCACCTTCCTGGCCGGGCGGGCATCGGCCGGCCGGGAAGGTGGCGGCGAGGCGGCCGCCGCGCTGGCCGTCGCCGAGGGGCTGCTCGGCGACGGCGGCCCTAGCCGGCCAGGAAGCTGA